One window of the Streptomyces sp. TS71-3 genome contains the following:
- a CDS encoding DNA-binding transcriptional regulator yields MATVHHWTGLEARALRLALRMSVRAFAEHLGVGVRTISKWEKLLGSTEPRPDTQAILDTALARADAAVHLRFETFLSEAGPSAGSARRITAAGPRAWEYESWTDDLDRVVAALSRQNFAFAGNLLDRWLTRFKPRELDDKGLYLLARSTALSGDLKRDQGDVVGPLSAQHAYAGARSIFTQLDIPRRVAQLDLSLAVVAEMSGKLEQAARHYELLAVDERLALRDRARARLWVGTALSKDGSHDYAARVMLAATHAFEDLAEPEDWSVAHQKLALAHRGAGELSQALHFIDIARSTAFTDSPMQRVRLDTAHGHILLSDPATREDGLKALDQAAKMAARHGMSHQLRSVESIRTTTAVAGGPRRR; encoded by the coding sequence GTGGCGACCGTGCACCACTGGACCGGCCTGGAAGCCCGGGCCCTGCGGCTCGCATTGCGGATGAGTGTCCGCGCCTTCGCCGAACACCTCGGCGTCGGCGTCCGCACCATCTCCAAGTGGGAGAAACTGCTCGGCAGTACCGAGCCCCGCCCGGACACCCAAGCAATCTTGGACACAGCCCTCGCCCGCGCGGACGCCGCGGTGCATCTGCGGTTCGAGACCTTCCTGTCCGAGGCCGGGCCGTCGGCAGGATCCGCCCGCCGCATCACCGCCGCCGGTCCCCGGGCCTGGGAGTACGAGTCGTGGACCGACGACCTGGACCGGGTCGTCGCCGCCCTGTCCCGGCAGAACTTCGCCTTCGCCGGCAACCTGCTCGACAGGTGGCTGACCCGCTTCAAGCCACGGGAACTGGACGACAAGGGCCTGTATCTCCTTGCCCGCTCCACCGCCCTCTCAGGCGACCTCAAACGCGATCAGGGGGATGTGGTGGGGCCGCTGTCGGCCCAGCACGCGTACGCCGGAGCCCGCTCGATCTTCACCCAGCTCGACATTCCCCGCCGCGTCGCGCAGCTCGACCTGTCCCTGGCCGTGGTCGCGGAAATGTCCGGGAAGCTGGAGCAGGCGGCCCGCCACTACGAACTCCTGGCCGTCGATGAGCGGCTCGCTCTCCGCGACCGGGCCAGGGCCCGGCTGTGGGTGGGAACCGCGCTGAGCAAGGACGGCAGCCACGACTACGCTGCCCGCGTCATGCTCGCCGCGACCCATGCATTCGAAGACCTGGCCGAACCCGAAGACTGGTCCGTCGCCCACCAGAAGCTCGCCCTCGCCCACCGCGGCGCCGGCGAACTCTCCCAGGCACTGCATTTCATCGACATCGCCCGCAGCACGGCATTCACCGACTCGCCGATGCAACGCGTGCGCCTGGACACCGCCCACGGACACATCCTGCTGTCCGACCCGGCCACCCGGGAGGATGGTCTGAAAGCCCTCGACCAGGCTGCGAAAATGGCCGCCCGACACGGCATGAGCCATCAGCTTCGCAGCGTCGAGAGCATCCGGACCACGACCGCGGTGGCAGGCGGCCCCCGGCGGCGGTGA
- a CDS encoding YdcF family protein has product MTDNQQAITDDQRRRAKLIWDYHQMSHEVRPVDAAIGLGSHDLGVPAFCAELYRAGVFPTLVFTGGPNPTAPERFPRGEAVHFREHAIELGVPAEAILLEPEARNTGQNITLSRDVLAAAGIIPDTVLLVSMPYMERRAFATARKVWPAVEVICASAPLDFDDYLKTIGDEKHVVDQLVGDLQRLVEYPKLDFAIEQSVPQDVHGAYESLIRDGFTSRLLSS; this is encoded by the coding sequence GTGACGGACAACCAGCAGGCCATCACCGACGACCAGCGCCGGCGCGCCAAGCTGATCTGGGACTATCACCAGATGAGCCACGAGGTGCGGCCGGTCGACGCCGCAATCGGCTTGGGCAGCCACGACCTCGGCGTTCCCGCTTTCTGTGCCGAGCTCTATCGGGCCGGGGTCTTCCCGACCCTGGTCTTCACCGGCGGTCCCAACCCCACCGCCCCGGAGCGGTTCCCCCGTGGCGAGGCGGTGCACTTCCGCGAGCACGCCATCGAACTCGGCGTTCCCGCCGAAGCGATCCTGCTGGAGCCCGAGGCCCGCAACACGGGCCAGAACATCACCCTCTCCCGCGACGTCCTGGCCGCCGCCGGGATCATCCCCGATACCGTGCTGCTGGTCTCCATGCCGTATATGGAGCGACGCGCATTCGCCACCGCCCGCAAGGTGTGGCCCGCGGTCGAGGTGATCTGTGCCTCGGCGCCGCTGGACTTCGACGACTACCTCAAGACGATCGGCGACGAGAAACACGTCGTCGACCAGCTCGTGGGCGATCTCCAGCGCCTTGTCGAATATCCGAAGCTCGACTTCGCCATTGAGCAGAGCGTCCCGCAGGACGTGCATGGCGCGTATGAATCCCTCATCCGCGACGGCTTCACCAGCCGGCTCCTCAGCTCCTGA